Proteins found in one candidate division KSB1 bacterium genomic segment:
- a CDS encoding NDP-sugar synthase: MKALILAGGLGTRLRPLTRSLPKPMVPIVNRPLVEHTVLHLKKHNITEIIFLLYYLPDIIKNHFKDGSQFGAKISYITAEDDYATAGAVKLASELVNDTFLVVSGDVIADLNISDFVQSHREKKALASVGLTSVDNPSPFGIAVTDQKDKIIKFLEKPAAGQIFSHHVNMGIYLLEPEIFDWIPEKQEYFFAKDLFPGLVAKQEGIYGFADNCYWLDIGNFAAYQQAHRDFFENRVNLNIKEELQDGIWQGKNCEIDREVEIEGTVVLGDNCRIEDHVFLRDSVIGGNCRIGQNCSLKNSVVWNNVRIGENCKLRYSVVKSGLKIASEKRMKENSFIFD; encoded by the coding sequence TTGAAAGCTCTCATTTTAGCCGGGGGTTTAGGAACTCGCTTGCGCCCATTGACTCGCAGCTTACCCAAACCGATGGTTCCAATCGTTAACCGCCCGCTTGTTGAGCACACGGTTCTTCACCTGAAAAAGCACAATATCACCGAAATTATTTTCCTTCTTTATTATCTGCCTGACATCATTAAAAATCATTTTAAAGACGGCTCTCAGTTTGGCGCTAAAATCAGCTACATCACCGCTGAAGATGACTACGCCACTGCAGGTGCAGTGAAATTGGCTTCCGAGTTGGTTAACGACACTTTTCTGGTCGTTTCCGGAGACGTAATCGCCGATTTAAATATTTCTGATTTTGTGCAATCCCATCGCGAAAAAAAAGCGCTTGCCTCGGTCGGGTTAACCAGCGTTGACAATCCCAGCCCATTTGGTATCGCGGTCACTGATCAGAAAGACAAGATTATAAAATTTTTAGAAAAGCCCGCGGCCGGTCAAATCTTTAGTCACCATGTAAATATGGGTATTTATTTATTGGAACCTGAAATTTTCGACTGGATTCCTGAAAAGCAGGAGTATTTTTTCGCGAAGGATCTTTTCCCCGGGTTAGTTGCAAAGCAGGAAGGAATTTATGGTTTTGCTGATAATTGTTACTGGTTAGACATAGGCAATTTTGCAGCATATCAGCAGGCACACAGGGATTTTTTCGAGAATAGGGTTAATTTAAATATAAAAGAAGAATTGCAGGACGGTATTTGGCAAGGAAAAAATTGTGAGATAGATCGTGAGGTTGAGATTGAGGGGACCGTGGTGCTTGGAGATAATTGCAGAATTGAAGATCATGTGTTTCTTAGGGACTCTGTTATCGGTGGTAACTGTCGAATAGGACAGAATTGCTCCTTAAAGAATTCAGTTGTTTGGAATAATGTTAGAATTGGGGAAAATTGCAAA
- a CDS encoding BlaI/MecI/CopY family transcriptional regulator, translating to MEIEVLKVLWVESAATSSEIYAQLDSTIRITSQDLQKILEQMADRGLLDRKKISPSHEFTFFGIAKIELSSKNRKNKLYLYWPLLRKGKLITYLDAKRYLALSSSETTSTNGRPTLAKRLEEKLYRLLE from the coding sequence ATGGAAATTGAAGTTTTGAAAGTTCTCTGGGTTGAATCAGCCGCGACGTCAAGCGAAATCTATGCGCAATTAGATTCCACTATTCGAATCACGTCACAGGACTTACAAAAAATACTCGAACAAATGGCCGACCGCGGTTTGCTCGACAGAAAAAAGATTTCCCCCTCGCATGAATTCACATTTTTCGGCATCGCGAAAATCGAGCTCAGTTCGAAAAATCGCAAGAACAAATTGTATCTCTATTGGCCCCTTCTCAGGAAAGGAAAGCTCATCACCTATCTCGATGCAAAACGCTATTTAGCACTATCATCCAGCGAAACCACGAGTACCAATGGACGACCGACACTCGCAAAAAGACTGGAAGAAAAACTGTATCGATTGCTTGAATAA